One genomic window of Tenacibaculum tangerinum includes the following:
- the dut gene encoding dUTP diphosphatase — MKVQLINKSKHQIPTYETEGSAGMDLRANIEATITLKPLERAIIKTGLFIALPVGYEAQVRPRSGLAAKKGITVLNSPGTIDADYRGEIGVILVNLSNDDFIVNNGERIAQLVIAKHERVDWQEVSVLDETERGAGGFGSTGV, encoded by the coding sequence ATGAAAGTACAACTAATTAATAAATCGAAACACCAAATACCTACTTATGAAACTGAAGGTTCTGCTGGGATGGATTTACGTGCTAATATTGAGGCTACTATTACCTTAAAACCTTTAGAAAGAGCCATTATAAAAACAGGATTATTTATTGCTCTTCCTGTTGGGTACGAAGCTCAGGTTCGTCCTCGTAGCGGGCTGGCAGCTAAAAAAGGAATTACCGTTTTAAACTCTCCTGGTACTATTGATGCAGATTATAGAGGTGAAATAGGTGTTATTTTAGTCAACTTATCGAACGATGATTTTATAGTTAATAACGGTGAGCGTATTGCCCAACTAGTCATTGCAAAACACGAACGTGTAGATTGGCAAGAAGTGAGTGTTTTGGACGAAACGGAACGTGGAGCTGGTGGATTTGGTAGTACGGGTGTGTAA
- a CDS encoding NAD(P)H-dependent glycerol-3-phosphate dehydrogenase: MNNQIKIAVLGGGSWATAIVKMLSENLETIGWYMRSVYAIEHIKRNKHNPSYLSSAELHPEQLDLSDDINAIVENYDVLIFAIPSAFLSTELEKLTVSIEKKVVFSAIKGIVPESGLIVGEHFHKQYNIPYENIGVVSGPCHAEEVAMERLSYLTIACQDETKAKQLSNAIAGRYIKTKISDDIVGTEYAAMLKNIYAIAAGIAHGLGYGDNFQAVLMSNGIREMKRFIKKVHKMKRNINNSAYLGDLLVTGYSTFSRNRMFGNMIGKGYTVKSAMLEMSMVAEGYYATKSAYKINQKNKAKTPIIDAVYNVLYDKKEAKDEFLKLTNRLD, encoded by the coding sequence ATGAACAATCAAATTAAAATAGCTGTTTTAGGAGGTGGAAGTTGGGCTACTGCCATTGTTAAAATGTTGTCTGAAAACCTAGAAACGATTGGTTGGTATATGCGTAGTGTATATGCTATTGAACATATTAAACGCAACAAACATAACCCTAGTTATTTAAGCTCTGCTGAACTACATCCAGAACAACTAGACTTATCGGACGATATTAATGCTATTGTTGAAAACTACGACGTATTAATTTTTGCAATTCCATCTGCCTTTTTAAGCACAGAATTAGAAAAACTTACAGTTTCTATAGAAAAGAAAGTAGTTTTTTCAGCCATTAAAGGAATTGTTCCCGAATCAGGATTAATTGTGGGAGAGCATTTTCATAAGCAATATAATATTCCGTATGAGAATATTGGAGTAGTATCAGGACCTTGTCATGCAGAAGAAGTGGCTATGGAGCGGTTATCGTATTTAACCATTGCTTGTCAAGATGAGACAAAAGCAAAGCAGTTAAGTAATGCTATTGCTGGGCGTTATATTAAAACTAAAATTTCTGACGATATTGTAGGCACCGAATATGCAGCAATGTTAAAAAACATCTATGCAATTGCAGCGGGAATTGCACATGGTTTAGGCTATGGAGATAATTTTCAGGCAGTGTTAATGAGCAATGGTATTCGAGAAATGAAACGCTTTATAAAAAAAGTGCACAAAATGAAGCGCAATATCAATAACTCTGCTTATTTAGGTGATTTATTGGTTACTGGATATTCTACATTTAGTAGAAACAGAATGTTCGGAAACATGATAGGAAAAGGCTATACTGTAAAATCTGCCATGTTAGAAATGAGTATGGTCGCCGAAGGGTATTATGCTACAAAAAGTGCGTATAAAATCAATCAAAAAAACAAAGCTAAAACTCCAATAATCGACGCTGTATATAACGTTTTGTACGACAAGAAAGAAGCGAAAGATGAGTTTTTAAAGTTAACAAATAGATTAGATTAG
- a CDS encoding MFS transporter, translating to MTKKDPYASLRIKEFNIFLLVRFLLVFAWSMQFIIIEWEVYSITKNPWNLGLIGAFEFLPAFSMALFAGHIVDQKEKRNLLALCIALFSLISFGLYFLTTPEFVEDWGSNVVLYSIYALVFFGGLLRSFFGPTIFSLIALIVPKKLYPNAATWSSSTWQVASVLGPAFAGFTIAFYGVPLSLNIVFILVVVSLLFVFFIKKKPIMNHKKGEPIGKSLKEGIAFVFKTKAILGAITLDMISVLFGGAIALLPVFAQDILEVGAKGFGVLRAAPAVGAFLTMLVTAYIPISKNAGMKLLAAIFGFGICIIIFGLSTTFWVSLTALFFSGVTDGVSMVIRQTILQLKTPDHMRGRVASVNSMFVGSSNELGALESGITAKLMGTVTAVVFGGTMTLITVVTTGIINPTLRTLDLTKDLEEHEKQE from the coding sequence ATGACAAAAAAAGACCCTTACGCTTCGCTTAGAATCAAAGAGTTTAATATTTTTCTTTTGGTGCGCTTTTTATTGGTTTTTGCTTGGTCTATGCAATTCATTATTATTGAATGGGAGGTGTATTCAATAACCAAAAATCCTTGGAATTTAGGACTTATAGGGGCTTTTGAGTTTTTGCCCGCTTTTTCTATGGCACTGTTTGCGGGACATATTGTAGATCAAAAAGAAAAACGAAATCTATTAGCACTGTGTATTGCCCTATTTTCTTTAATTAGTTTTGGATTGTATTTTTTAACTACACCAGAATTTGTTGAAGATTGGGGTTCTAATGTCGTTTTATATTCTATTTATGCCTTAGTATTTTTTGGAGGATTGTTACGTTCGTTTTTCGGACCCACTATTTTTTCATTAATTGCACTTATAGTCCCTAAAAAACTATATCCAAACGCAGCAACTTGGAGTAGTAGTACTTGGCAAGTAGCAAGCGTATTAGGCCCTGCTTTTGCTGGTTTTACAATTGCTTTTTATGGAGTTCCACTTTCTTTAAATATCGTTTTCATATTAGTTGTAGTATCGTTATTGTTTGTTTTCTTCATAAAGAAAAAACCAATAATGAACCATAAAAAAGGAGAACCTATAGGTAAGAGTTTAAAAGAAGGCATTGCTTTTGTATTTAAAACAAAAGCAATTCTAGGAGCTATTACGTTAGACATGATTTCGGTATTATTTGGAGGTGCCATCGCTCTATTACCCGTGTTTGCTCAAGATATATTAGAAGTTGGGGCAAAAGGTTTTGGAGTATTGAGAGCAGCACCAGCTGTAGGAGCTTTTTTAACCATGTTAGTTACGGCGTACATTCCTATAAGTAAAAATGCTGGAATGAAACTCTTGGCGGCTATTTTTGGTTTTGGAATATGTATTATTATTTTCGGTTTATCTACTACATTTTGGGTATCCTTAACGGCTTTATTTTTTAGTGGTGTTACCGATGGAGTATCGATGGTTATTCGGCAAACAATTTTACAACTAAAAACACCCGACCATATGCGAGGTAGAGTAGCTTCGGTAAACTCAATGTTTGTGGGTTCATCGAATGAATTAGGGGCTTTAGAAAGTGGTATTACAGCCAAGTTAATGGGAACAGTAACTGCTGTTGTTTTTGGCGGTACCATGACCTTAATTACAGTGGTAACCACAGGAATCATCAATCCAACATTAAGAACCTTAGATTTAACTAAAGATTTAGAAGAACACGAAAAACAAGAATAA
- the gltX gene encoding glutamate--tRNA ligase, producing the protein MTENVRVRFAPSPTGPLHIGGVRTALFNYLFAKKHNGTFVLRIEDTDQTRYVANAEQYIIDSLTWCNIPFDEGPEKNEKFGPYRQSERKDLYKKYAEQLIENGWAYYAFDTAEDLDAHRKDHEEQGKTFIYNWHNREKGRLVNSLVLSKEEVAAKIKAGEKYVVRFKTPQDETLILQDEIRGTIKVETNTLDDKVLFKSDGMPTYHLANIVDDHLMEISHVIRGEEWLPSLPLHVLLYRAFNWKAPKFAHLPLILKPVGKGKLSKRDGDKLGFPVFPLAYTNEQTGDVSRGYREDGYFADAFINMLALLGWNPGTEQEIFSLEELVKAFDLSRVSKSGAKFSPDKTKWFNQQYLQQKSNKELTALFLPILEEKGIVIANEEKQSVSNKKITSSNTPLNDVYVEKVVDLIKERATFVADFWELSSFFFKNPSAYDAKAVKKQWKPETGSLMQELIEVISKIEDFSIENLQTEIKGWIASKEIGFGKVMQPLRLSLVGKLAGPDLFEIMTMIGKETTITRIQNAIQELS; encoded by the coding sequence ATGACTGAAAACGTAAGAGTACGCTTTGCTCCGAGTCCTACAGGGCCGTTACACATAGGTGGTGTAAGAACCGCTTTGTTTAATTATTTGTTTGCTAAAAAGCACAACGGAACGTTTGTATTACGTATTGAAGATACCGACCAAACACGTTATGTGGCCAATGCTGAACAATATATCATCGATTCGTTAACATGGTGTAATATTCCGTTTGATGAAGGGCCAGAAAAAAACGAAAAATTCGGACCGTATCGTCAGTCAGAACGTAAAGACTTGTATAAAAAATATGCAGAACAGCTCATTGAAAACGGCTGGGCATATTATGCTTTTGATACTGCTGAAGACCTAGACGCACATCGAAAAGATCATGAAGAACAAGGAAAGACCTTCATTTATAACTGGCATAATCGTGAAAAAGGAAGGTTGGTAAACTCCTTAGTTTTATCTAAAGAAGAAGTTGCAGCAAAAATAAAAGCTGGCGAAAAATATGTGGTGCGTTTTAAAACACCACAAGACGAAACTTTGATTTTACAAGATGAAATTCGTGGTACAATTAAAGTAGAGACAAATACCCTAGATGATAAAGTATTGTTTAAGTCTGATGGAATGCCAACCTATCATTTAGCCAATATTGTCGACGATCATTTAATGGAGATTTCACACGTTATACGTGGTGAAGAATGGTTGCCCTCTCTTCCACTCCATGTGTTACTATATCGAGCTTTTAATTGGAAAGCACCAAAGTTTGCACACTTACCCTTAATTTTAAAACCTGTAGGAAAAGGAAAATTAAGCAAGCGTGATGGTGATAAATTAGGATTTCCAGTATTTCCATTAGCATATACCAACGAGCAAACAGGCGATGTTTCACGTGGATACCGAGAGGATGGTTATTTTGCTGATGCGTTCATTAATATGTTAGCATTGTTAGGATGGAATCCTGGAACAGAACAAGAAATCTTTAGTTTAGAAGAATTAGTAAAAGCGTTCGATTTATCTCGTGTAAGTAAATCCGGAGCCAAGTTTAGTCCCGATAAAACCAAATGGTTCAATCAACAATACTTACAACAAAAATCAAATAAAGAACTTACTGCGTTATTTTTACCAATTTTAGAAGAAAAAGGAATTGTCATTGCGAACGAAGAGAAGCAATCTGTTTCAAATAAAAAGATTACTTCGTCGAACACTCCTCTTAATGACGTATATGTAGAAAAAGTGGTTGATTTAATTAAAGAACGCGCAACGTTTGTAGCCGATTTTTGGGAGTTGTCGAGCTTTTTCTTCAAAAACCCATCAGCATACGATGCGAAAGCAGTTAAAAAGCAGTGGAAGCCGGAAACAGGTTCGTTAATGCAAGAGTTAATCGAAGTTATTTCAAAAATTGAAGACTTTTCAATAGAAAACCTACAAACAGAGATTAAAGGGTGGATTGCCTCTAAAGAAATAGGGTTTGGTAAAGTAATGCAACCACTTCGTTTAAGCTTAGTGGGTAAATTAGCAGGTCCTGATTTATTTGAAATTATGACCATGATAGGCAAAGAAACGACCATAACAAGAATACAAAACGCTATACAAGAACTTTCATAG
- a CDS encoding TerB family tellurite resistance protein yields the protein MSISDLYSSGKHKQEIGHFASVVKIAKIDGIISEGEQKSLDKAAKRLNISEEEYKEILKNPENYPVNPPIDYDDRIERLYSLTKMIFADGVVDKHEVAILRKIAVALNFPTDNAEKVCDEAVHLILNGNELDDFTVAIRKVNAV from the coding sequence ATGTCAATATCAGATTTATATTCAAGCGGAAAACACAAACAAGAGATTGGGCACTTTGCTAGTGTAGTAAAAATTGCCAAAATTGATGGAATTATCTCAGAAGGAGAACAAAAATCATTAGATAAAGCTGCTAAAAGATTGAACATTAGTGAAGAGGAATACAAGGAAATTTTAAAAAACCCTGAGAACTATCCTGTAAATCCTCCTATAGATTATGATGATCGCATCGAGCGCTTATATAGCCTAACTAAAATGATTTTTGCTGATGGAGTTGTAGACAAACATGAGGTGGCTATACTTCGTAAAATAGCTGTAGCTTTAAATTTCCCTACAGATAATGCTGAAAAAGTTTGTGATGAAGCTGTACATTTGATTTTAAACGGTAATGAATTAGATGATTTTACAGTAGCAATTAGAAAAGTAAATGCCGTGTAA
- a CDS encoding ferredoxin has translation MVVITLQRNKCIGCNYCVELAPAQFQMSKKDGKSVLLHATEKKGFFTIKSHDDSIFEASHEAKKACPVKIIEVKLR, from the coding sequence ATGGTGGTAATTACGCTACAAAGAAACAAATGTATTGGCTGTAATTATTGTGTAGAGCTGGCTCCAGCACAATTTCAAATGTCGAAAAAAGACGGGAAATCAGTTTTACTACATGCTACAGAAAAAAAAGGGTTCTTTACTATAAAATCACACGACGATAGCATTTTTGAAGCTTCTCATGAAGCCAAAAAGGCTTGTCCTGTTAAAATTATTGAAGTAAAACTACGTTAG
- the trhO gene encoding oxygen-dependent tRNA uridine(34) hydroxylase TrhO, with the protein MQLYNKLSAEERAKLIDDAGKDRITISFYQYHKIENPTLFRNKLFLEWNELDVLGRTYVSYEGINAQISVPSENFLALKKQLDSISFLKGIRLNVAIEHDNKSFLKLKVKVRNKIVADGLNDDTFDVTNKGVHLSAKEFNEMLANPDTICVDMRNHYESEIGHFDGAITPDVDTFRDSLDLIEEDLKDHKEDKNLLMYCTGGIRCEKASAYYKHKGFKNVFQLEGGIIEYTRQVQSEGLENKFLGKNFVFDHRRAEKISDDVIANCHQCGKPCDTHTNCANEGCHLLFIQCDDCAEKMENTCSAECQDIIQLPYEKQKELRKGKHASNKIFKKGRSEVLKYKKSPCNE; encoded by the coding sequence ATGCAACTGTACAACAAGTTAAGCGCAGAAGAGCGCGCTAAATTAATAGATGATGCGGGTAAAGACCGTATTACCATTTCATTCTATCAATACCATAAAATAGAAAATCCAACTTTATTTAGAAATAAACTATTTCTTGAATGGAACGAACTCGATGTTTTAGGAAGAACCTACGTTTCATACGAAGGAATTAACGCTCAAATATCTGTTCCTTCAGAAAATTTTTTAGCATTAAAAAAACAACTAGATAGCATTTCTTTTTTAAAGGGAATTCGCCTAAACGTAGCTATTGAACACGATAATAAATCTTTTTTAAAATTAAAAGTAAAGGTTCGTAACAAAATTGTTGCGGACGGATTAAATGACGATACTTTTGATGTGACCAACAAAGGAGTGCACTTAAGCGCAAAAGAGTTTAATGAAATGCTCGCAAATCCTGATACCATTTGTGTTGATATGCGCAACCATTACGAAAGTGAAATTGGGCATTTCGATGGGGCAATTACTCCAGATGTTGATACGTTTAGAGATTCGTTAGATCTTATTGAAGAAGATTTAAAAGACCATAAAGAAGATAAAAACTTATTAATGTATTGTACAGGTGGAATTCGATGCGAAAAAGCTTCTGCCTATTATAAACACAAAGGTTTTAAAAATGTTTTTCAACTTGAAGGAGGAATTATCGAATATACTCGCCAAGTACAATCAGAAGGCTTAGAAAATAAATTTTTAGGAAAAAATTTTGTGTTCGACCATCGAAGAGCTGAAAAGATTTCTGATGATGTGATTGCCAATTGTCATCAATGTGGAAAACCTTGCGATACGCATACCAATTGTGCCAACGAAGGATGTCATTTATTATTCATTCAGTGTGATGACTGTGCTGAAAAAATGGAAAATACTTGCTCTGCCGAATGCCAAGATATCATTCAATTACCTTACGAAAAACAAAAAGAATTGCGCAAAGGAAAGCATGCAAGCAATAAAATATTTAAAAAAGGAAGATCTGAAGTTTTAAAATATAAAAAATCACCATGCAACGAATAG
- a CDS encoding L-lactate MFS transporter: MGEQKLKNRWLIALSAVGIHISIGSVYAYSVITNPVKEIFDVDGSVIKWAFKIAILLLGFSAAFLGKWVEKVGPKISGTTAGIFYGIGILGSGLAVQLESLWLFYLFYGVIGGIGLGLGYITPVSTLVKWFPDRRGLATGMAIMGFGFSALIFGPVMAKLFETVGVANTFYVLGIVYMVLIVSSSSYMEKPPEGYVPEGYDSANGKTIKEDISNVTANESLSSPRFYYIWFMMFVNIACGIAVISAASPMMQEKLNYTAMQAAAIVGLIGVFNGFGRIIWSSLSDYLGRANTYIFFFSFQILAFYFLPKTGIESVFLILLFSVITMYGGGFAILPAFLSDLFGTKQLGAIHGMVLTAWAIAGVVGPTIYDVVKKETNSLDTTLLIFTGLFVLAFIVAILMKISILKTQKTKKENLNTAAN; the protein is encoded by the coding sequence ATGGGTGAACAAAAGTTAAAAAATAGATGGTTAATTGCCTTATCAGCAGTTGGAATTCATATTTCAATAGGTTCTGTTTATGCATATTCTGTAATAACAAACCCAGTAAAAGAAATTTTCGATGTAGATGGAAGTGTGATTAAGTGGGCTTTTAAGATTGCTATTTTATTATTAGGATTTTCTGCTGCTTTTTTAGGAAAATGGGTGGAAAAAGTTGGACCAAAAATTAGTGGAACTACAGCAGGTATTTTTTATGGAATTGGTATTTTAGGTTCTGGGTTGGCAGTACAACTAGAGTCACTGTGGCTATTTTATTTATTTTATGGTGTAATTGGAGGAATTGGGTTAGGTTTAGGTTACATTACCCCAGTAAGCACGTTGGTAAAATGGTTTCCTGATCGTAGAGGACTGGCTACAGGAATGGCAATAATGGGCTTTGGGTTTTCTGCCCTTATTTTTGGTCCTGTAATGGCAAAACTTTTTGAAACGGTAGGTGTCGCCAACACTTTTTATGTGTTAGGAATTGTTTACATGGTACTCATAGTATCTTCTTCAAGCTATATGGAAAAACCGCCAGAAGGATACGTGCCAGAAGGATATGACTCAGCAAACGGTAAAACAATTAAAGAAGATATTTCTAATGTAACGGCGAACGAATCGTTATCATCACCACGTTTTTACTATATATGGTTTATGATGTTTGTTAACATTGCTTGTGGTATCGCAGTAATTTCAGCAGCCAGCCCAATGATGCAAGAAAAGTTAAACTACACGGCAATGCAGGCAGCTGCCATTGTTGGATTGATAGGTGTTTTTAACGGATTTGGTAGAATTATTTGGTCTTCATTATCCGATTATTTAGGAAGAGCGAACACGTATATTTTCTTCTTTAGTTTTCAAATTTTGGCATTTTATTTTTTACCAAAAACCGGAATCGAAAGCGTTTTTCTTATCCTCCTGTTTAGTGTCATAACCATGTATGGCGGTGGCTTTGCCATTTTACCAGCTTTTTTAAGCGATTTGTTTGGAACGAAACAGCTAGGGGCAATTCATGGAATGGTACTTACAGCCTGGGCTATTGCAGGAGTGGTAGGACCAACCATTTATGATGTAGTAAAAAAAGAAACGAACTCTCTAGACACCACACTGCTCATTTTTACAGGATTATTTGTACTGGCTTTTATAGTTGCTATTTTAATGAAAATATCGATTTTAAAAACGCAAAAAACAAAGAAGGAAAATTTGAATACGGCAGCAAATTAA
- a CDS encoding aspartate-semialdehyde dehydrogenase codes for MKVAVVGATGMVGNVMLKVLAERNFPVTELIPVASERSVGNQIEFQGKNYSVVGLETAVAMQPDIALFSAGGDTSLEWAPKFAAVGTTVIDNSSAWRMDPTKKLVVPEINGDVLTSEDKIIANPNCSTIQMVMALAPLHKEYTMKRVVVSTYQSVSGTGVKAVRQLDNEEAGIEGEMAYPHKIGRNALPHCDVFLENGYTKEEMKLVKEPKKILGDDSFSVTATAVRIPTAGGHSEAVNVQFENDFELEKVRELLDNTEGVIVQDDVRNNVYPMPILANNKDEVFVGRIRRDESQPNTLNMWIVSDNLRKGAATNTIQIAEYLIANNLVTSSVTA; via the coding sequence ATGAAAGTAGCAGTTGTAGGCGCTACCGGTATGGTAGGCAATGTGATGCTAAAAGTTTTAGCAGAACGTAATTTTCCAGTAACAGAATTAATTCCTGTTGCATCAGAGCGTTCCGTAGGAAATCAAATAGAATTTCAAGGAAAGAATTATTCGGTGGTTGGCTTAGAAACTGCGGTGGCGATGCAACCAGATATTGCCTTGTTTTCGGCTGGTGGAGACACCTCTTTAGAATGGGCACCGAAGTTTGCGGCGGTTGGAACCACAGTAATCGATAATTCATCGGCTTGGAGAATGGATCCAACAAAGAAGTTAGTAGTTCCAGAAATTAATGGAGATGTGTTAACGAGTGAAGATAAAATTATAGCAAACCCAAATTGTTCTACCATTCAAATGGTAATGGCATTGGCTCCGTTACACAAAGAATATACAATGAAGCGTGTGGTCGTTTCAACCTACCAATCGGTTTCAGGAACCGGTGTTAAAGCGGTTCGTCAATTAGACAATGAAGAGGCAGGAATCGAGGGAGAAATGGCATATCCGCATAAAATAGGAAGAAATGCCTTACCGCATTGTGATGTGTTTTTAGAAAACGGATACACTAAAGAAGAAATGAAATTGGTAAAAGAGCCTAAAAAGATTTTAGGAGACGATTCTTTTAGTGTCACAGCCACGGCGGTTAGAATTCCAACAGCCGGAGGGCACTCTGAAGCTGTGAACGTTCAGTTTGAAAACGATTTTGAATTGGAAAAAGTGCGTGAATTGTTAGATAATACTGAAGGAGTTATTGTACAAGACGATGTGCGAAATAATGTATACCCGATGCCTATTTTAGCCAACAATAAAGATGAGGTTTTTGTAGGTAGAATTAGAAGAGACGAATCGCAACCTAATACGTTAAATATGTGGATTGTTTCTGATAACCTACGTAAAGGAGCAGCGACCAATACCATTCAGATAGCAGAATACCTCATCGCTAATAACTTAGTTACATCATCAGTTACTGCCTAA
- a CDS encoding HD domain-containing protein, translating into MNKKQILQNTIEFVKETLKGAEGGHDFFHVERVYKNALLIAKNENVDAFVVSLGALLHDIADSKFYDGDETVGPQKARAFLMNQQVDEDIIVHIENIIANISFKGGNFKQNFTSAELEVIQDADRLDAIGAIGIARCFNYGGYKNRELYNPAIPPNLKMTKEEYKNSKAPTINHFYEKLLLLKDKMNTQTGKSIAEQRHTYMEGFLKQFYNEWNAKKND; encoded by the coding sequence ATGAATAAAAAACAGATACTACAAAATACGATTGAGTTTGTAAAAGAAACCTTGAAAGGCGCAGAAGGAGGGCATGATTTTTTTCATGTTGAAAGAGTATATAAAAATGCGTTGTTAATAGCAAAAAATGAAAATGTTGATGCTTTTGTGGTCTCTTTAGGAGCATTGTTACATGATATAGCCGATAGTAAATTTTATGATGGTGATGAAACGGTTGGACCCCAAAAAGCAAGAGCTTTTTTAATGAACCAACAGGTTGATGAAGATATTATTGTTCATATAGAAAACATTATTGCAAATATTTCTTTTAAAGGAGGAAACTTTAAACAAAATTTTACTTCTGCTGAATTGGAAGTTATTCAAGATGCAGACCGATTGGATGCCATTGGAGCTATTGGTATCGCTCGTTGTTTTAATTATGGGGGCTATAAAAATCGTGAGCTATACAATCCAGCGATTCCTCCGAATTTAAAGATGACGAAAGAGGAGTATAAAAATTCGAAAGCACCAACAATTAATCATTTTTACGAGAAACTGTTGTTGTTAAAAGATAAGATGAATACTCAAACAGGAAAATCTATAGCTGAACAGAGACACACTTATATGGAAGGTTTTTTAAAACAGTTTTATAATGAGTGGAATGCAAAAAAGAATGATTAA
- a CDS encoding enoyl-CoA hydratase/isomerase family protein produces MNFENILVEQTNGLATITINRPKKLNALNKATIEELHNAFKALEEDTTIKVIIITGSGEKAFVAGADISEFAHFSVEEGGLLAKKGQEILFDFVENLSTPVIAAVNGFALGGGLELAMACHFRVASDNAKMGLPEVSLGVIPGYGGTQRLPQLVGKGKAMELIMTAGMISADEAKEAGLVNHVTSQEELMPLAEKIASKIMRNSSVAISAAIKAVNANFKDGVNGFESEITEFGNCFGTEDFKEGTNAFLEKRKPDFPGK; encoded by the coding sequence ATGAATTTTGAAAATATTTTAGTTGAACAAACTAACGGATTGGCAACCATTACCATTAACCGACCCAAAAAATTAAATGCTTTAAACAAAGCAACTATCGAAGAGCTTCACAATGCTTTTAAAGCTTTGGAAGAAGACACAACTATCAAGGTAATTATCATTACAGGAAGCGGAGAAAAAGCCTTCGTTGCTGGTGCTGATATTTCTGAATTTGCACATTTCTCTGTTGAAGAAGGAGGGTTGTTGGCCAAAAAAGGACAAGAAATCTTGTTTGATTTTGTTGAAAACTTATCAACCCCCGTTATCGCAGCAGTAAATGGTTTTGCTTTAGGAGGCGGATTAGAATTAGCCATGGCTTGTCATTTTAGAGTTGCTTCAGATAATGCTAAAATGGGCTTGCCTGAGGTTTCTTTAGGAGTTATTCCTGGCTATGGTGGTACTCAACGCTTACCTCAATTAGTGGGTAAAGGAAAAGCCATGGAGTTAATTATGACAGCAGGTATGATTTCTGCTGACGAAGCTAAAGAAGCGGGATTGGTAAACCATGTAACCTCACAAGAAGAATTAATGCCTTTAGCTGAAAAAATAGCTTCAAAAATTATGCGTAATTCTTCTGTAGCCATCAGCGCAGCTATTAAGGCCGTAAATGCTAATTTTAAAGATGGTGTGAATGGTTTTGAAAGTGAAATTACTGAGTTCGGAAATTGTTTTGGTACGGAAGATTTTAAAGAAGGAACGAATGCTTTTCTAGAAAAACGAAAACCTGATTTTCCTGGAAAGTAA